A region from the bacterium genome encodes:
- a CDS encoding site-specific DNA-methyltransferase codes for MIHHLQIAPKPRDSKIQATTSLSAMISIREAYKTTRGTMYQGNAENALTSLTFAKYKGKVQLILTSPPFPLNRKKKYGNLQGEAYIHWLANFAQTFRKLLKKDGSIVLELGNAWEPGKPIMSPLALRSLLAFLEAGQFNLCQQFIVYNPARLPSPAQWVNVERIRVKDSFTFVWWMSPNERPKADNRRILKPYSDSMLRLLKTKKYNAGSRPSEHHIGEKSFLTNNKGAIPSNVITLSNTASSDEYLRYCRSNNLQPHPARMPVALPEFFIKFLTTPQNLVLDPFGGSNTTGAAAERLKRRWIAIEADNNYIQGSRGRFSALQLRGGK; via the coding sequence ATGATTCATCATCTTCAAATTGCACCTAAGCCTAGGGATTCAAAGATACAAGCGACAACCTCTCTATCCGCCATGATTTCTATTCGTGAAGCTTATAAGACAACCCGAGGTACTATGTACCAAGGAAACGCAGAGAACGCATTGACCTCTCTTACCTTTGCAAAATACAAAGGGAAGGTGCAGCTTATTCTTACTTCTCCACCTTTTCCACTCAATAGAAAAAAGAAGTATGGCAATCTTCAAGGTGAGGCGTACATTCATTGGCTAGCTAACTTCGCTCAGACTTTCCGCAAACTCCTTAAGAAAGATGGTTCAATTGTTCTTGAACTTGGCAACGCATGGGAACCGGGTAAACCTATTATGTCTCCACTTGCTTTACGTTCATTACTCGCCTTTCTTGAAGCGGGCCAATTTAATCTTTGCCAGCAATTTATAGTCTACAACCCCGCTCGACTTCCCAGCCCCGCACAATGGGTAAACGTCGAACGAATTCGGGTCAAGGATTCTTTCACTTTTGTTTGGTGGATGTCACCAAATGAACGACCGAAAGCCGACAATCGACGCATTCTCAAACCATACAGCGATTCAATGTTGCGACTACTCAAGACCAAAAAGTACAACGCAGGCTCACGTCCTTCAGAGCATCATATCGGTGAAAAATCATTTCTCACAAACAACAAAGGTGCAATCCCATCGAATGTTATCACACTCTCCAACACGGCTTCAAGTGACGAATATCTGCGTTACTGCCGCTCTAATAATCTTCAACCGCATCCGGCAAGAATGCCCGTCGCTCTGCCAGAATTTTTCATCAAGTTTCTTACTACCCCACAGAATCTTGTTCTCGATCCTTTCGGTGGCAGCAATACAACTGGCGCAGCGGCCGAACGACTCAAGCGTCGTTGGATTGCGATTGAAGCAGACAATAATTACATTCAAGGATCCCGTGGTCGGTTTTCAGCCTTACAACTGAGAGGCGGGAAATAA
- a CDS encoding phospholipase D-like domain-containing protein, with translation MGLVIFFRKRANVNRFRDILIGSMSLGVGNKALLCSGFFQELFKNHPYQASTEQNLSAVLVNHSIELTTIGIHNNCWMPSYKSFRNSLRSAGVNLRAMYTAKFHWHAKVFILRHSNDPVLAIVGSSNITRNAFSDSDPFNYEADVIMWLDAIKPLTKFIERNVTEIRDEPHEVIIADYDPKKNNDLLIKDRLIRLDTEMKELELKELPE, from the coding sequence ATGGGTTTGGTTATCTTTTTTCGTAAACGTGCCAACGTAAATAGATTCAGAGATATTTTGATCGGTTCAATGAGCTTGGGCGTCGGCAATAAAGCGCTGCTTTGTTCTGGATTCTTCCAAGAACTATTCAAAAACCACCCATATCAAGCATCCACTGAGCAAAATTTAAGTGCTGTTCTTGTAAATCATTCGATCGAACTCACAACCATAGGAATTCACAACAACTGTTGGATGCCTTCATATAAGAGCTTCCGTAATAGCTTACGGTCAGCTGGCGTAAATTTGAGAGCAATGTACACTGCAAAATTTCATTGGCATGCTAAGGTTTTCATTCTTAGGCATTCCAACGATCCGGTTCTTGCTATCGTCGGCAGCAGTAACATCACAAGGAATGCATTTAGTGATTCTGATCCCTTTAATTACGAAGCCGATGTCATAATGTGGCTCGATGCTATCAAGCCTCTTACAAAGTTCATTGAACGTAATGTCACCGAAATTAGGGACGAGCCGCACGAGGTTATTATCGCAGACTATGATCCCAAGAAGAATAATGATCTTTTAATAAAAGATAGACTGATACGACTTGATACCGAGATGAAAGAACTAGAACTCAAGGAATTACCTGAATAA